The Musa acuminata AAA Group cultivar baxijiao chromosome BXJ1-8, Cavendish_Baxijiao_AAA, whole genome shotgun sequence genomic sequence GACATCTGGAGATCATAAAGTTAGGTGGATGGGGAAATAAGAAATAGCTTAGATTCTACTATGATACATTTACCAAGCCTGAGCATGAAGGATTAGGTTTGTAGCTTTTTCTAGCATTTTCTGAGTTCCCAGTTAATGCAACTCAACTCTGGCATTCCTTGTTCACAAAGGATTAACTGAACATGAGTACATATGTTAGAAAACTCCAATAATGTAGAGTGCTTTTGATTTCCCATCATTGTCATTAAACTGCCACCAGGTTTGTTAGGGTTGCTTGCTGATCAAAGAAGGGTATGACTTTGTTTGACTGGCTATATCAGTATGTTTAATGAGTTACAATGTTAAGTAGTGGTTTGTACTTGTGTATCTGAGACTAATTAATGTTTGCTTCAATCACCTTGCTCTGTGATACTAACTCGATACTAACTTGTACAATTTACTTACAGATGGTAAGCATGGAGTTTATGGCGATTCACATAGACATGGTAGAGGTACGTGCTTATAGATTGATCATTTGTGATATTTGTTTTCCCTTACGTCTTAGTCATGAGTAAGTAGGTGACGGTTGGTATTTTTTATGTTTTGCTTTATGGTATACGAAGAtagtaaaaaaaatacttttattcgtaAACAATTAAGTATCGCTTCGATAAAATATAAGATGAGAGAAAGTCACTTAAGATGGTATGAGCATGTGCTTAGGAGACCTCCAAATACGATAATtagaagaggtgaaataattaCTGTTAGTGGTACGATGATAGGTTTGAGGAAAACttgaaatttttaatataaattataaataaagatttaagtactctgaaGTTAAATGAtcttttacatatctcaatgacAGAAAAAGATACATGTAATTGAGATTTacgattttattgttgttgttgtgtggACTTATCAACATGTACCCTATGAATCATGGAATATTTTATGTTTTGTTCTTATGAAAAATAAAAGTTCATGTTTGATGTCCATTTAACTTAAACAGATTATCGAAAACGGTATCGGGAAGATGAGCAATCTGCATCTGAAATGTCAAGAAGAACATCAGGTTATGAATCAAGGAGGAACTCCGAACATGACTTGAGACCGGTACTCGCTACTACTCAAGCATTGCTTTTCTTTTATCTATTTATAATGAAACATTTTTCTTTGCAATTTGAGTAACACATCTTCTGTCTGTATTTTTCTACAGGAAAAGAACCCTCGGTTTAGGGAGAGTGGCGACTCTGATGATGAAGATGAAGACGACAGAAAAAGACGCCGATGACAACTTACGGGGTTTGGACTGCCTTTCCCATCTTTGATGGAAGTATTGATGTAATGAAGATAATCATTTACTCAAAATCTAGTAGTTCCTGTTAAGTCTGCTTCCTGAAAAGCTCTAAGCCTCTGTTCTCTCAGTAGTAGTTTCATTTCTAATATTTTGGGCATTCAGTTTGATTGGTTAACATGATTGGTTAGCCATGTTATAAAACCAAAAAATTCATCTCACTGATTTACAAATTCTTTCTTCTGTTTGAAAAACTTTGGTTCATTCGAAAATGGTAAAGCAAATACTCCATTTCCTGATGAGTGTTGAGCACTAACCACAATTCTTCCAAAGTATTCTGTAACACGATTCAATTATTATCATTAAGACATTATGGCCGTCTCAGGATGCTCAACCCTTGCAAAAGTTCTTAAAATGCATGTTGATGTTAGCACTCATCACACTTCAAGAGGTTCTTAAAATGTGCATTCGGTGGAGTTTGCTTTATTGAGAGTTTGACGTTAGCAACTAAAATGTGCTACTTCAGCTACTCAGCACAACCTAAGCCAAAGTCAACACTAAAAATCTTGACTATTTGCAGCAACGTCTGTTGTAGCAGTCCTTAATTGACTATTTATTTGGGTCTGTATTGATCGTTCATGAAATGAAAGAAAGACAAAGGCATAATGGAGGAAGAGAAATAAAAGGAGATGATAAAAGATgagggaggagaaaaagaaagaatagaaaatgtATACCAGATAggttaagaaagaaaaaataaaagaatgctCTGTTTCGTTCAtgaaagaaaagagaggaaggtatAATGCAGCAGGAAGAGAAAAAATTAGAATATTGGAGGAAGAGAAATAATAGGAGAAGATGATaaagaaagaggaaggagaaaaaaaaaCCCTATTAATaggcaaagaaaaagaagagacatACCGGAGAGAGAAATAGACAAAAGTCAGATGAGccgatataaaaagaaaaaaaaaaggaagaaaagaaaaggtaGAAAAACAAATGGACGAAAAGAAAAGGTAGAAAAACAAAGCCAGAAGAGCcgatatagaaagaaaaaaaagaaaaaaaatgaaggaaaagaaaaggtAGAAAAAAAAAGCAAGGTAAAGGATACCAAATAGATGATGCGAATAGACAACGATGAACGACAATGATGTGCAATGCGTCCTATAGGTACACAAATCACGATTAGAGCATACACAAAACAAAACACTACTAGAGCAAAGTCGATAAAGATATTAAGCGTTGACAAGAACATTCCATCTTCACCACTTgtaccattaaaaaaaaaaagaaaagactcCAAACCAGTAATCAAAGTCACTTGGTGAGTTTTTCAAGTAAAAATGGCAAATAGACGCCACTGTGCCGAGTAAACTGTAATTTGAGTTTCAAACAAAATGTGGAATCCATCACACTGAATTGTCTTCACAAACCCTACTTCAAAACATGGCACAAAAAGCCAAAGCATTTCTCGCGATACCATTAAATAGAATGACGAGCTCCGAGTGGCAGTGATAGGATCATCAGATGAACCTTCATGGAAATGCTCGGAGGGCATGATCCTAGGGCTGGGTCAGTGTATAAAGAATCAAACCAATTGACTTCATGAAGCTTAAAGAGAAGTCTTCTTTCCTTTGCCCTCAGCACGTCATTCGTCTTCTTTGATGATTCTTCTCTTTCTGAAGGGTTGTACGGGCATGCTTCCAGGAGCACTATGAGCTCTCCTCTTCTGGTCTCTCTTGTTCTCGGCTTCAATCATTGTACGTCTCAATGCAGCCGCCTTGTAGATTGGTTTTGGCAAGTGTCTGTGCCTGCAAAAATAATTCATTGTTGTGAAGCAGTACAACCACATCACTGGGGTAGATGAAGACGACAGAAGTAGCTGGGGGCAAAAGGTACAAGATTTCCAGTTGACTATAGGTTTTTATGCAGTTTGCCCGTTAACCAGTCTATGGTACCATTAACACTTGCATTAAACATATATTTAGGGCTGTCATCGGGAATGATGTAAATCAAGTCTTACAGCTTTTTCCCCTTCCTCCACATGTACTCCATTTAGTATCCACTGTCAAATATTCTATTTGAACTAAACATGGAATAGAGAGTTTACCTGACTATGCGCTTCACCTCTGGAAGATGCTTGTACCGTTCTTTGACAGCATCTAGATATTCTTGCTTTTTACGTTCCCTAGGTAGAAGCTGTACCGGAGATGTGAAGGAATCATTATACCATGTAATGCAAAAGAACAGAACCAATCCACTTACATTACAATGAAAAGCAAAGCCACTTGACCAGAAAAGAAAAAACGAGTTCAGGAATGTTGAACCACATGGACCAAAATTATTACACATGTTATCTAATAAAAAGAATAGTCAACAGTTCAAGTGCTTATTCATTCATATGTCAAGAAACTCATATTTGGTACAAGGACCAGAAGGAAAACCAAATCAATTAAACAAAATGTGTCACATTCTCTAAGCAattgttgattttttttccatTATGACCAACCCCAGTCATAACATTATGACTCAACTAAAATGCTTTTTCTAGTTCACTCGTTGCTGCATCTGCCAAAAGCTATGAGGTGTAATGTTAATATACATCAAGTGTGATTTCTGAGTATAATTATAAAACACAAGTACATCATTGTTTGATTTCACTAAAAAAGGATAAGGCTACCATATCCATGCTCATCAGAGTGATCATAAAGGTGAGAGATTTCATATTGAAGAAAAGCGAAGTGACCTGTCCAAAATTGAATAGTGGAACAGGAACACAAATATGACCTGTCCAAGCAGAGAGCTTGACAAATCTAATGACTATTCAAAATCTTAGATCACGGGCTAAGCAGTATtcctagaaaaaatatataataaactaCAAAGACAACCATGGCTGTCCATGCATCAAACAAAATGGTCCAATTAAACATCAATTGTATACTTACTACTCCCATCTGTTCTGAAGATTTCGCTTTCCACAGCCGGAGATTGGTATCATCACTTCCAGAAATGAGATAAGAACCATCACAGCTGTACCTCACACAGAATACCCTACATAGAAGATGCAACAACTCACTACCTAGAAAACAAAAATATTGATGGCAAGATAAAGCATTACAAAAGACACATTAACTAAAATAAAACAGAACAATCATGATAATAATGGAAGTAATTATGTACGGATACATAAAAAAGATAGAAttctaaaaaataaattcattttCTGATGTACAAGAAACTAATTTATCATCATGTAGGTAAAAACtattaatatattttgataagaaaaacaagaaaaagaagctcTGGGCAAAAGAAATCAAGGCTTCAAAAACCTTTGCATCCGTTTAGTATGATAAATCTCCCTACTATGGTCCCCATTGTATGGGAAGATCCTCACCTGCAACCAAAATTTTGTAAGGTGTCAATTGAGATCTTCTGCTGCAACCACAGTATACTTCTGTGAAAGCATAATATAATAGTcgaaaaacaaaattaaaaaggtttaacccaCTGTTCTATCATAAGAACCAGTCACAAACTCACGGCCTGTCGGAGAGTAGTCAATATCCATCCTGTACCCAGCATTGCCAAAACAAGTACGAATTTAAGTTAAACATAGAAatacatttttctataaaatatatTGAGATAAAGATATTATTTTAGCTATGTCACGCACACTGCAGAAACATGATCTTTATGCACCACCTTTGCTTCATCCAATTTCCTAGTGTCGTAACTGTAGCAGCTACAGTCTTCATTTGCCTGCAACAGCAAATATCTATTTTATTGGAAATTTAAGCATCTCCTATCTTGATATTTGCAATTAATTTGTTTTTACTAATGCATGTAAAGTTGTACAATAACATCTGCAATTATTGGCTGAAATTATACAGAACTAGGCTCTCGAGGATGAGAATTGGTTGTGAAATTGGAATATATCTACAAGACTACATGAGATCATCATATTAGATTTATCAAATCAACTGAGAACCTAGAATTAGCTTGAATAGTCTGAAAATTAGTGTCATGAACTGACTGAATGATATCAAAATGCTTAAACTTAATTTATACTACCAGATTCAAATAGCTCTATAAATTAGTTTGATTCTCTTCACACAACAAATGTGGGGCTAAAATATATACTAACAATTACCCTCATTTATGACTTGATATTCTTATCGAGGCTCAAAGAAACCTAAAATTAAACTTTAGTATGATGTAAGTGAGACCAAACCTAGTGGTGGCTCCATGAGGTGATATGCCTACTTGGGCCTCTCACGACAACAAACACTTAAGTCCCATCTGCCATTATTTGCCACAACCTACTCTGACTTGATAGAATGATTGACTCAAACCATTgcctcaaaatgcttaagctcaaATTTAATTCTCCTCGCACATCAGATGTGGGACTAACTAGGTGTGTTGCTAACtagaaggtcaaaaacaaaatatattttataaaaaatgaataaaattTATTGAATCTGGTGGAATTATCTAAAATTGATTTAAATCTGGCAAAATCAACTAGCACCAGTAAGAATTTGCCAGAATCACAAATTAACCATGTCCAACCGATTTGTGAAACTTTTGAGTTCTCATATCATCCCAACTGCAGCTTGGATCAGCCAAATGGGGATTAACTGATCCTGAGATCCACGTTCAGGACCTTATGACTTATACTTAATACCATTAATTTAATACTATATCATCCACCTTGAGAGCCCATATGATAGTCCTGAAACTTTGCACTCCTTAACAAAAGCACCATATGGTGAAATAAACAAAAGAGTCTTGAAATAAACAGatcacaaaattccatgaataGGAAGGTGAATCTATGCTCAACAAAAGCACCACATGGTGTAATAAGCAAAAGAGTGTTGAGATAAACAAATTACAAGATGCTATGAATAGGAAGGTGAATCTTAGCTCGTGAAAAACAGAGTACGCTTAATTTAAATTGCTTACAGCTGTAAAGTTCATTGGCTCCATAGGATTCCAGCATATCGCATTAGTCTTGGTCTGTATCAAGAAAATCAATATCAAAACGTCTGACAAGCAGGCATAAATCTACATGGAACTTTTTTAAAACTTTACCATTATGGAATCATATTAATGGTATAAATTTCCACAAGCAGGTATCACACAAATGATCTAGAATATAAAGCACATGAATCATGCAATTTATCATCAACATATGTATGGGTATTTATTTTGTAATAAATTTCTGCATCAAGATAATTATCACATTGACAGAATGAAGGATCTATTCAACTAGTTCATGGACCATAAGATTTCTGGATTTTGATTATATAAAAAACAAATGCAGTTTATCAAAGGGTCAACAGGTGGAGTAATGTAATTTCTTTACTACAACCAAATTACTGCATAGTTATTAAATAACTTGATAAGGCCACCAATCACACTCTATATCTGTGAGCTTGATGGCAAGGATTTAATCCTTGTGTGCATGGCAATTGTAACTAATGAAAAAGTAATCAACTATGTTCTCATCCTTGTGAgcatgtgattgattatttgataAAAGAGATTACTTGAAAGACTAGACTGCAACCTCATGCAAGAAGAtacaataaaataaaacaaataatagTAGCAGCAAACCAGTGAGATTTTCAATGAATGAAAATGTTACACTAGTGGTGTTCTGAATATAAATTAAGAATGTCAATTTTTAACCAGCAGGATTAAATCATTTAAATATGATTGGAGATAAACATATGAAATATAGTTCAACATGAAATGGTGAAACtaagaaatgacaaaaagaattgtgcatgcaagtataaagaagaagaaagattacCCTCATGATTAGCTTCCTAACTGGGGATGACATGCGTAAATCATATAAAGTTATACTGCGATCactacaaaataataaaaaagacatTTTAACACAATCAACTCTTTGCATTAAATATTGTTCAACAGGTTCAACGCACATAGAAGAATCTAATAAATAAACAATGCAGAAGCATATAAAGGGAGAGTTAAATATGCAACAAAGAAATATCTTATAGGTATCTATTCACATAAAATGTTAAGCATTTGAAATGTACTAGTCTGTGATAAATATCTTATAGTTCAAGAATGACCATCTGGTCAGATTTGATGAATCCAGAAGAAAggaatataaattaatattacaCATCAATTCCTAGATAATAGAAGGCCAATATTGCTTGTTGTGTTGATACTTGATCTAACTGATTTTGGATGCTACAAGACAATTATGGGCCCTCTAATTCTTTTTCAGCTTAAAGAAAGAAGCAAACAAATGTGCAGCCTAAGTCTAAGAATTTATTATTTAGACGGAACTTGAAGAAATCTCAGCGGCTTATATAAATAGAAACATTCATTGGTTTAACAGACATACATTTTCAAGCCTTTCTCAATGCATCCAAAATAGGAGCTAAACCTGTTGATTAGCTGTTTGGAATGGACCAAGTGCCTAGATATATTAATTCCTTTCATCCAGTTTAAATAGGAATCAATTTCATCAATTTCAAGTGGAATCAACTTATAGACAAATACTCGAAGAGCAAGTTGTACCATAGGAGGTTTATTCTTATTAACTTTGTGTTATCTAACCTCAATTAATTTGATCTCACTTTTCCAAGAGACAATCTAACTACTTGGCAACATTGATAGGATCAGGGACTTTTAAATGGAAGGCCTAGTCAACTAAAGGTGGCTGGTGCCTAGTAAACTGGTTGATTATCTATAAAGACCAATAAACTAGAAGGCCCAATCAGGCTATTTATGGAAGAAGGTAGTCAACTTTCTGCAAGTTCCTTTAGAACACTGTTTTAGCTAAAGGATCATTCTTTCCATCTGAAAAGGTATCCCCTTTTTAACAAGGGTAATAGATGTAGAAGCTGAGGAAATAAAACAGTCGTATATATTGTTTTGAACTACTAGAGTCACCATGATCCTTCATATCTAACAGACCATCAGATAGAAGTGATTGGCACATAGCACATCAACTGAACTTCCCTAGACCTTAATGGTCagacataataataatatacctAGTGATATGCATAAAGAGCAAAAACAGCAAAAGAACTATAGAACATGTCCTTACTGATAGCAAGACAGATCCACATACATCGATCTTATGAGCCGTATATCCCTACTTGTTTTCTAGATGATTGGCCAATGATGAGTTCAAGATTCCAATTAATCCTTAGTGCCTAAGAAAACATATCAGTTCACAGACAGTGAGATAAAACAAAGTTGGACATAGGCCAATGGAAGATCTAGGTTCAACACAAGTTCAACAATACTGAAGTTTTCTTGTGATTTCTGTGTGTGGAGTTTTTTACTTTCAATTGTGTTATCATCAAACACTTGGCTCAGATACCAACACCAAAACATGCAATGCAAAAATGAAGATGGAAAGCAACAGATCAAGATATTCATTTTGATATCTAGTAAAGGGACAACGGTTGATACAAAATTGTAGCACatctttatttagtttagaaagaaCTCTTTGATAAGGAACCATAACATATAATAAAAGGACACTAACTGGAAGAGTTTAAATACCTTGCCGATGTTGCTAGCACATCAGGTTCTCCAGGATTAAATCGCACAGAAATAACTGTGTCTTTACCCCATTCAAAAGTATTTATGGGCTCTGACCTTTTGGAAGCATCACCCAGAACATCACTCAAGAGTGTTTATAGACAAATGAAAACAATAATAGAAGCCAGTAAAATCATTACCTGTTGTGATCCCATATATCGACCTGAGAACCAGCTGTGGCAAAGAGAGGACCATCCCATTGGTGATCAACAGCCCTAAGAACATAGAAattttaaacaaataaaaattgaTCTCGTGATCACTAACAAAAACAAAACTATAAAAAATTAATGTTGATAAATGACGAAAGAATATACACAATTCATTTACGAGAAAACAACAGTAAGAATCCTCACCAAAAGGCATGCTTCCACACATAAACTGCCAGTGGCTGAAACTGGGAAAAGAACACTTAAGCAGGCCAGGGTAGAATGAAAAAGAACACAAAATAAATCTGTGTGATTCTGTTGATTAAAGATCCTACATACCTTTGAGTAATCTTCATCTGATTCACTAGAATCCATCATTTTCAAAAGAGGAACTTTCCATAGCCTGACACTGTTCAGAATTCAAATGGTCAAAGAAAAATAAGCATAGTTCAAGACCCCACAGAGAAAGCATGCACATCAGAATCCATTCCcgtcatcatatatttttttatcaaaaacctGAATATCAGAAACTTAACTGTAAGCAAGTTGTTGTACATGCTGAAGAACAACTGGAGATAAATCATTGCATAAAGAATTaagacacaaaaaaaaagaataaagtaGCAGCAATGACTCACGTGCAATCAGTGCCACATGATATGAGCATTTCTCCGTCAGTAGATGACGTCAAACCTCGCACTGCACCTTGATGACCAGGGAACTGGCAAACTGTTTTcctgataaataagtttttgggGGTTAACATTAATCAGAATTGGGTCAATTCATCTCATAGAGGAACAATTCCATTGAAGTTGGGTGTGACAAAGTGGATTTCTCACCAAAACCATTTcaggtaattttttaaaaatgatgaATTTCAGTCAATACATCTccccaacaaaagaaaaaaaaactcatcttagtaaaaaaataaaaagaacaaaaatttgagatCTTAGAGAAGCACCTCGTTGCTATATCCCAAAGACGAATATCTGCCAGAAAGACAAtatgttaaaaaatatatcataccaTCTACCCAAACATTGTAAAAAAGGAGACAAAAAAATAAGCAAAACATGTCTAAGATATGCAAATAAGAAAATAAAGTCTCCGGAACCCTATTCTAGacttgcaaaaagaaaataaacactgttagcaaaaagaaaataaacagTGTTAACACTTAACACAATCTATATTATCTTACTCTACATACAAACATATCTTCCTTCTGCTAAACTTAATGTACCACGTTATGGTTTCAGAAGCATAAGACAGTACTCAGGCTATCGAAGCTGAAATACCCTATTTAGAGTTATTTTTCTGTAAAAGGGTTTGTAGTTGGTACCAGAAGTCAAGTTACAAGGAAAACATGGTGAAAGCCAAAATGAAAAGCATGTACAACAAGCAAAATACTGATAACAGACTAAATTTGGAAAGACAAGTTAAAGCCTTGGTATATCAGTAACCATATTTTCATGATTTAAAAGACAGATATTTAATTAATCTAGGTTGTATCTATATATCCCTTATTCACAATGATATGTTTTTAAATAGACTAAAAAATAACAGACAATTTGCTTAAAACTTTGAAAATTCTAGGATAGCACAGATATTTGAGAAGAGAACAATTAGACTGCTCATGTTTACCAAGGACCCACTAAACACTTGTTATTTCCTTTTTGTTTCCAGAATCAAGTGTGAGGACAAATTTAAATGATGCTGTTTCCGTTTTGCATTAATTAAAACTTAAAAACACGTTTCATAAATTTTGGAAGTACAATTATTTAATTCCACAAATTTCAAAACGAAACAAAAGCCAGACTTGTAAGAACAAGACTAATGACCTTGACAACTGTGAAACAACAATTATTTGATTCCACAAATTTCAAAAGAACAAAAGCCAGACTAAGAACAAGACTAATGACCTTGACAAAACTATGAGATTCCATAATATCTTCCCAGAAAACAAACCCTCTTCAGTGTCACAACCAGCAAACTTTATCAAAAGTGAGAATCAAAGTAAAATGAACTTTTTGTTTCTCATCTTTAAAATACAAAAAACTTAAGATTGCCAAGTCCTCTACAAGTTGAAAGATAAAAGAAACCAAGCATGCATAACCACCCAAATCAGCAAGCTTACTGGAAACAGCAATGTCTGCAAAAAGTGGATAATAAGTAAAGCCTCACTTGACAACAAGCATGTCAACTTGAACATAGATAAGAGCACCATTTGTATTTGGTTCAAGACATCCAAATCCAAATAGACAAAGCTCTTGTTAAATGGCTTAATCATAGGTGAATTTTCACGGTCAAAAGAAGTAATGGAGTATCAACATCAGATAGAATGTGAAAATGCTAAACAAAGCTGTTGGGTACAGACAACTTGCATTTAGTtccataatattcataatgatggCTACAAACAAATTGCTTTAGTTCTATGGTATCCATAAATTGGATACTTAAAGGAACACATAATACCAAACAATTACTGAATTAGAAGCATCTGTGTTTAATAGCAAAGCATATGCCTCCAAAAACAAAAACAGTG encodes the following:
- the LOC135587827 gene encoding uncharacterized protein LOC135587827 isoform X2 encodes the protein MKVKVISRSTEEFTRERSQDLQKVFRNYDPKLRTHEKAVEYTRALNAAKLEKIFARPFIGAMDGHIDAVSCMAKNPNHLKGIFSGSMDGDIRLWDIATRKTVCQFPGHQGAVRGLTSSTDGEMLISCGTDCTVRLWKVPLLKMMDSSESDEDYSKPLAVYVWKHAFWAVDHQWDGPLFATAGSQVDIWDHNRSEPINTFEWGKDTVISVRFNPGEPDVLATSASDRSITLYDLRMSSPVRKLIMRTKTNAICWNPMEPMNFTAANEDCSCYSYDTRKLDEAKVVHKDHVSAVMDIDYSPTGREFVTGSYDRTVRIFPYNGDHSREIYHTKRMQRVFCVRYSCDGSYLISGSDDTNLRLWKAKSSEQMGVLLPRERKKQEYLDAVKERYKHLPEVKRIVRHRHLPKPIYKAAALRRTMIEAENKRDQKRRAHSAPGSMPVQPFRKRRIIKEDE
- the LOC135587827 gene encoding uncharacterized protein LOC135587827 isoform X1, whose product is MKVKVISRSTEEFTRERSQDLQKVFRNYDPKLRTHEKAVEYTRALNAAKLEKIFARPFIGAMDGHIDAVSCMAKNPNHLKGIFSGSMDGDIRLWDIATRKTVCQFPGHQGAVRGLTSSTDGEMLISCGTDCTVRLWKVPLLKMMDSSESDEDYSKFQPLAVYVWKHAFWAVDHQWDGPLFATAGSQVDIWDHNRSEPINTFEWGKDTVISVRFNPGEPDVLATSASDRSITLYDLRMSSPVRKLIMRTKTNAICWNPMEPMNFTAANEDCSCYSYDTRKLDEAKVVHKDHVSAVMDIDYSPTGREFVTGSYDRTVRIFPYNGDHSREIYHTKRMQRVFCVRYSCDGSYLISGSDDTNLRLWKAKSSEQMGVLLPRERKKQEYLDAVKERYKHLPEVKRIVRHRHLPKPIYKAAALRRTMIEAENKRDQKRRAHSAPGSMPVQPFRKRRIIKEDE